The following is a genomic window from Saccopteryx bilineata isolate mSacBil1 chromosome 4, mSacBil1_pri_phased_curated, whole genome shotgun sequence.
CGTCGAGGTGCGGGGAGTCAGAGTGAGCACCGTGGCCCCGTGTGCTCTGTGCACACGTGTGGGGATGTGCGGGAGACactgagaggggaggggggcagtaCACGGAGGCAGAGTGAGCACCGTGGCCCCGTGTGCTCTGTGCACACGTGGGGATGTGCAGGAGACACTGAGATGGAGGGGGGCAGTACACGGAGGTAGAGTGAACACTGTGGCCCCGTGTGCTCTGTGCACACGTGGGGATGTGTGGGAGGCACTGAGACGGAAGGGGGCAGTGCACGGAGTCAGAGTGAGCACCGTGGCCCCGTGTGCTCTGTGCACACGTGGGGATGTGCAGGAGACACTGAGATGGAGGGGGGCAGTACACAGAGGTAGAGTGAGCACTGTGGCCCCGTGTGCTCTGTGCACACGTGGGGATGTGTGGGAGGCACTGAGACGGAGGGGGCAGTACACGGAGGCAGAGTGAGCAGGCAGGCCCTGTCCACACTGCAGCTTCCCCTCCAGCTGAGCTGCACTCCAGCCTGAAGCAGGGCTGGCCTGCTCCCACATCCTCTCTGTAATAAAGCACAAGAGGTCCTGTGTTAGCCTCCTGGGCTGTCATAACAGAGGATCACAGACGAGGCGGCTTCCACAGCAGAAACGTGTTGTCTGTCTCTGGTTCTGGTGGCCAGaattccaagatcaaggtgtgggcagcGCTGGTTCCTTCTGAGGCGGAGGGAGGGCTGTCGTGGGCCTCACCCTGACCTTTGGCGGTTTGCTGGGGTCTTGGGCAGGCCTTGGCTTGTAGCTCTCGGCCTTCATCTCACATGACGTTCTCCTGAGCGTGTCTATGTCCAAAGTCTCCCTTtctgtaaggacaccagtcacactGAACTAGGGGCCCATCCACTGAGTTCACCTTAACTAATGACCTCTCCGTGACCCAGTTTCCAAACAAGATCACACTCTGAGATACTGGGGATTAAGACCtcagcatatgaatttggggTGCAGGGATGCGCAGTTCAACTCATAACAGAAATCTCTCCCAAACCTCTGGATCAATTAAGatgtagttcaggggtccccaaactttttacacagggggccagttcactgtccctcagaccgttggagggccggactataaaaaaaaactatgaacaaatccctatgcacactgcacatatcttattttaaagtaaaaaaaacaaaacgggaacaaatacaatatttaaaataaaaaacaagtaaatttaaatcaagaaactgaccagtatttcaatgggaactatgggcctgcttttggctaatgagatgctcaatgtgctcctttcattgaccaccaatgaaagaggtgccccttccggaagtgcagcggaggcaggataaatggcctcagggggccgcatgtggcccgcgggtcgtagtttggggacccctgatgtagttGAAGCACTGCGTGTGACAAGTTTGATGGAGGCGGAGCTGAGTTGAtctgtctctcctgtctgccCCCAGGCCCCACCCACCGTCCACCTTTGCTGCCTGCTCTAGGGCTGTGGGTAGGGCTCTGCCCACAAGGTCCCCAAGGTCATGCTATCCACAAGCAGGCCATGGAAGGTCACAGGGTAGAGGGCGCTCCTCTCTCGGGGCGGACCTGTCCCAGGAGTTGCCCACAACATCCTTTCCCCTCTAACTGGCAACATTATAGTTAACGGCCACACCGAGATGCAAGGGAGGCCGGGCCACACTCACTGTCACAGTGTCCCGAACATTTGCTCCAGAGTTTTGGGCATCGTCCCAATCCTTGAAACTTAACACATGATTGAAAGAATGGCTGgaaagaagacaggaagggagggagagagggaaggaagaaaggaggaaggaaggaaggaaaataggcCACGGAAGTTGTTTTATAGCCCAGAGTCCCATTCCGAACATCGTAGAGACACACCGGTGTGTGAAGCAGATAAAGAGCCGCTGTGCTAACTGGAGCCTCGGGGGGACGTGTCCAGAGCCCCGCCTGccgtcccccaacccctcctctgCAGGGCCCCTTGGGACGCCTGTGGGGTACAGCTTGGGTGTGAGGTTTGTTGTGTGAGCAATGGGGAGCTGGGATGTCGTTTATAGAGAGTGATGTGTTCAAGGTCTTGCTTTCAGAGGATGGGGCCAgcgtggctgtggctactgggaGCAGGGATCCTGGCCTCCGCCCACTACCAGCCCTCTCCTGCCCATGGAGATAAGAGTCCAGGGATGCCTCCAGCCCCCGCTGGTCAGCTGTCAGAGCCCGTGCCCACCTACCACAAAATCACACCCACCATTACCAACTTTGCTCTGCGTCTGTATAAGCGGCTGGCAGTGGAGACCTCAGGAAACATCTTCTTCTCTCCAGTGAGCATCTCCACCGCCCTGGCCCTGCTCTCTCTCGGGGCCCAGACCGACACCTCCACTCAGATCCTGGAGGGCCTGGGCTTCAACCTCACGGAGACCCCGCCAGCCGACATCCACCGGGGCTTCCAGAGCCTCGTCCGCACCCTTGACCTGCCCAGCCCCAAACTTGAACTGAAAGTGGGCAGCTCGCTCTTCCTGGACAAGCAGCTGCAGCCCCGGCAGCAGTTTCTGGACGACGTCCGGGAGCTGTACGGGGCTTCTGCTCTTTCCGCTAACTTCACGGATCCCGCCACCACGGGGCGGCAGATCAACGACTACGTGAGAAAGCAGACGTACGGGCAGGTGGCGGGCTGCCTCCAGGAGCTCAGCGACGACACCCTCATGGTCCTCCTCAACTACATCTTCTTCAAAGGTGAGCGCCGCCCGGGAGGCCCAGGGCCACCTCGGCCACCCCCGCCTTTCTACGCAGACCTTCCTGGCGCTTGCTTGCATTACATATTCCATCTTGTTaactaaattctttctttttctcagtttgaATATTAGGGACTTGGGACGTAGAGGGTGGCCCTCCAACTTCTGTGTTGAAGGTTGTGGTTGTCTAGAGGCGGGTGGTTAGATGGAGTCACTCAGTGTTTGCCACGAACACGAGCTGGGGAGGCGGAGTCGggccccaacccctgctctactgCCGATGGGTCTGCAAGTTGAGAATGTCTCATAAATGCACAGAGAGACTCGACTTTGCCTCTCTGACACAGAAATTACAAAACTTGCTtactattagttttttgtttgtttgtttttgcagagatagagagagagtcagagagagggatagatagggacagacagacaggaacagagagagatgagaagcatcaatcatcagtttttcgttgcgacaccttagttgttcattgattgctttctcatatgtgccttgaccgcgggccttcagcagaccgagtaaccccttgctcaagccagcaagc
Proteins encoded in this region:
- the SERPINA11 gene encoding serpin A11, with protein sequence MGPAWLWLLGAGILASAHYQPSPAHGDKSPGMPPAPAGQLSEPVPTYHKITPTITNFALRLYKRLAVETSGNIFFSPVSISTALALLSLGAQTDTSTQILEGLGFNLTETPPADIHRGFQSLVRTLDLPSPKLELKVGSSLFLDKQLQPRQQFLDDVRELYGASALSANFTDPATTGRQINDYVRKQTYGQVAGCLQELSDDTLMVLLNYIFFKAKWKRPFHHYQSQKQERASPRTPMMQQKAMHRFLYDPAMACTVLQIEFSGNAVALLVLPDPGEMEQVEASLQPETLRKWSQRLLPSLLDLHLPRFSISGTYNLEGILPHIGLSNIFNSEADWSGITGQLNKTISRVSHKAVVDMSERGTRAAAASGLLSQPRSLNVTSAPHAHFNRPFLLFLWEVTTQSLLFLGKVVNPAAG